The following proteins are co-located in the Mobula hypostoma chromosome 4, sMobHyp1.1, whole genome shotgun sequence genome:
- the mrpl44 gene encoding 39S ribosomal protein L44, mitochondrial isoform X1: protein MASSFAIRNVLGAFRPVFSARQTILYTPIREKKRWMKSYVLLMERKRKLEGPPPPKPRCVSQQPNWDYHAEVEAFGYRLHENFKLDLLKTAFINPCYITLEEARRQDLKLDKENIKLNLKDNRDLSERGSVFATAYLQDCFSRAYPNLPDDGIRALTSYVTGSQVVCHVARNLAVEDLVLSAEFPVPQEVLQKTFFAVVGALIESSGTEKASLFIRDFLITQLIGKDLFEMWSVVNPMGLLVEELKKRKVPLPEPRLTRQSGSSTVLPVYFVGLYSDKQLIAEGPGETILVAEEEAARVALRKLYGYTESRPPWDYSIPPKEPQALKALSS from the exons ATGGCTTCGTCGTTCGCGATCCGTAATGTCCTCGGTGCCTTCCGGCCAGTGTTTTCTGCGAGGCAGACAATCCTGTACACTCCGATTAGGGAGAAGAAACGATGGATGAAGTCCTACGTGTTGCTGATGGAaaggaaaaggaagctggaaggCCCTCCACCGCCCAAGCCCCGGTGCGT ATCGCAGCAGCCAAACTGGGACTACCATGCTGAAGTAGAGGCCTTTGGTTATCGACTTCATGAGAACTTCAAACTGGATCTTCTCAAAACAGCGTTCATTAATCCTTGTTACATTACCCTTGAGGAAGCACGGCGGCAAGATCTTAAACTTGACAAAGAGAACATAAAATTAAATCTCAAAGACAATCGGGATTTATCTGAGAGAGGCTCAGTGTTTGCCACTGCTTACCTCCAGGACTGCTTTAGTCGTGCCTATCCAAATTTGCCTGATGACGGTATTCGGGCACTTACTAGTTATGTCACAGGGTCACAGGTTGTGTGCCATGTTGCCAGGAACTTGGCCGTGGAAGACTTGGTACTAAGTGCAGAGTTCCCAGTGCCACAGGAAGTTTTACAGAAGACATTCTTTGCTGTTGTTGGAGCTTTGATTGAGAGTAGTGGAACTGAAAAAGCCAGCTTATTTATCCGG GACTTCCTAATTACTCAACTTATTGGCAAAGATCTTTTTGAGATGTGGAGCGTCGTTAATCCCATGGGACTTTTGGTGGAAGAACTGAAGAAGAGGAAAGTGCCCCTTCCTGAGCCCAGATTGACCAGGCAGTCTGGATCCAGCACTGTGCTTCCAGTGTATTTTGTTGGACTGTACAG TGATAAGCAGCTGATCGCAGAAGGACCTGGTGAAACGATACTGGTAGCTGAAGAAGAGGCAGCACGAGTGGCACTGCGTAAATTGTATGGCTATACAGAAAGCAGGCCGCCTTGGGATTACTCCATTCCCCCAAAGGAACCGCAAGCACTCAAGGCTTTGAGCAGTTAA
- the mrpl44 gene encoding 39S ribosomal protein L44, mitochondrial isoform X2, which yields MASSFAIRNVLGAFRPVFSARQTILYTPIREKKRWMKSYVLLMERKRKLEGPPPPKPRSQQPNWDYHAEVEAFGYRLHENFKLDLLKTAFINPCYITLEEARRQDLKLDKENIKLNLKDNRDLSERGSVFATAYLQDCFSRAYPNLPDDGIRALTSYVTGSQVVCHVARNLAVEDLVLSAEFPVPQEVLQKTFFAVVGALIESSGTEKASLFIRDFLITQLIGKDLFEMWSVVNPMGLLVEELKKRKVPLPEPRLTRQSGSSTVLPVYFVGLYSDKQLIAEGPGETILVAEEEAARVALRKLYGYTESRPPWDYSIPPKEPQALKALSS from the exons ATGGCTTCGTCGTTCGCGATCCGTAATGTCCTCGGTGCCTTCCGGCCAGTGTTTTCTGCGAGGCAGACAATCCTGTACACTCCGATTAGGGAGAAGAAACGATGGATGAAGTCCTACGTGTTGCTGATGGAaaggaaaaggaagctggaaggCCCTCCACCGCCCAAGCCCCG ATCGCAGCAGCCAAACTGGGACTACCATGCTGAAGTAGAGGCCTTTGGTTATCGACTTCATGAGAACTTCAAACTGGATCTTCTCAAAACAGCGTTCATTAATCCTTGTTACATTACCCTTGAGGAAGCACGGCGGCAAGATCTTAAACTTGACAAAGAGAACATAAAATTAAATCTCAAAGACAATCGGGATTTATCTGAGAGAGGCTCAGTGTTTGCCACTGCTTACCTCCAGGACTGCTTTAGTCGTGCCTATCCAAATTTGCCTGATGACGGTATTCGGGCACTTACTAGTTATGTCACAGGGTCACAGGTTGTGTGCCATGTTGCCAGGAACTTGGCCGTGGAAGACTTGGTACTAAGTGCAGAGTTCCCAGTGCCACAGGAAGTTTTACAGAAGACATTCTTTGCTGTTGTTGGAGCTTTGATTGAGAGTAGTGGAACTGAAAAAGCCAGCTTATTTATCCGG GACTTCCTAATTACTCAACTTATTGGCAAAGATCTTTTTGAGATGTGGAGCGTCGTTAATCCCATGGGACTTTTGGTGGAAGAACTGAAGAAGAGGAAAGTGCCCCTTCCTGAGCCCAGATTGACCAGGCAGTCTGGATCCAGCACTGTGCTTCCAGTGTATTTTGTTGGACTGTACAG TGATAAGCAGCTGATCGCAGAAGGACCTGGTGAAACGATACTGGTAGCTGAAGAAGAGGCAGCACGAGTGGCACTGCGTAAATTGTATGGCTATACAGAAAGCAGGCCGCCTTGGGATTACTCCATTCCCCCAAAGGAACCGCAAGCACTCAAGGCTTTGAGCAGTTAA